The proteins below come from a single Ochotona princeps isolate mOchPri1 chromosome 13, mOchPri1.hap1, whole genome shotgun sequence genomic window:
- the IFIT2 gene encoding interferon-induced protein with tetratricopeptide repeats 2, which translates to MAVMSENIQKSLESCLQQLNCHFTWNLVEGENSLDDFEDRVFNQNVFQNCEFRATVCNLLAYIKHCRGQNETALECLEQAEKFIQQDHGDKAEVRSLVTWGNYAWVYYHMGQFSEAQRYVDMVKKVCKKYSSPYRIESPEMDSEEGWTRLKCGAKHNEQAKVCFQKALERSPKNPEFFSGLAIASYRLDDRSPKENPIDPLRKAIELNGDNQYIKVLLALQLLKMTSPSQEEEEAARLVEEALEKAAPEATDVLCSAAKFYRAKQSFDKAVELLTKALNHMPNNTHLHYHIASCYKMKIDKVLKMEKSGIDREKEVSELIKKAVYHFKKAESNEKLYRVGSSLMCLCVLSGQYEEAEHYFQNESSKELDPVSKQLLHLRWGNVQLYDMKCEDKAIHHYMEGVRINRASGEREKLKTKLRNIAERRLFKNKKDAKALHILAFLQELNGKKQQAREDADSALGSESLLPSASLDETKNEE; encoded by the exons ATGGCCGTCATGAG TGAGAACATTCAGAAATCCTTGGAGAGCTGCTTACAGCAACTAAATTGTCATTTCACTTGGAATTTGGTAGAGGGAGAAAATTCCTTAGATGACTTTGAGGACAGAGTGTTTAACCAGAATGTGTTTCAGAACTGTGAATTTAGAGCCACAGTATGCAACCTACTGGCCTACATCAAGCACTGCAGAGGCCAAAACGAGACAGCCTTGGAATGCTTAGAGCAAGCTGAAAAGTTCATCCAGCAAGATCATGGTGACAAagcagaagtcagaagcctggtCACCTGGGGCAATTATGCCTGGGTCTACTATCACATGGGCCAGTTCTCGGAAGCTCAGAGGTATGTAGACATGGTGAAAAAAGTCTGTAAGAAGTATTCCAGTCCCTATAGAATTGAGAGCCCTGAGATGGATTCTGAGGAAGGATGGACACGACTGAAGTGTGGAGCAAAGCATAATGAACAGGCCAAGGTGTGTTTCCAGAAGGCTCTGGAAAGGAGCCCAAAGAACCCAGAATTCTTTTCTGGATTGGCAATAGCAAGCTATCGTCTGGATGACAGGTCACCAAAAGAAAATCCTATTGACCCTCTGAGGAAAGCCATAGAGCTGAATGGTGACAATCAGTATATTAAAGTCCTCCTGGCTCTGCAACTTCTCAAGATGACTTCCCCTtcccaagaagaagaagaagcagcgaGATTAGTTGAAGAAGCCTTGGAGAAAGCTGCCCCGGAGGCGACAGATGTACTTTGCAGTGCTGCGAAGTTTTATCGGGCAAAGCAGTCTTTCGACAAGGCTGTAGAACTGCTCACAAAGGCTTTAAACCACATGCCAAACAACACCCACCTCCATTACCATATCGCCAGCTGCTATAAGATGAAAATTGACAAAGTACTGAAAATGGAAAAGAGTGGTatagacagggagaaagaagtaTCAGAATTAATAAAGAAAGCAGTGTATCATTTTAAGAAAGCCGAGTCCAATGAGAAGCTCTACCGTGTTGGTTCCTCTCTGATGTGCCTCTGTGTTCTATCTGGTCAGTACGAGGAAGCAGAGCATTATTTCCAAAATGAATCTAGCAAAGAACTTGATCCTGTGTCAAAGCAATTGCTTCATTTGCGATGGGGCAATGTTCAGCTGTATGACATGAAGTGTGAAGACAAGGCCATCCACCATTACATGGAGGGTGTGAGAATAAACAGGGCTTCAGGGGAGCGAGAGAAGTTGAAAACCAAACTGAGAAATATTGCCGAAAGACGGCTTTTTAAGAATAAGAAAGATGCCAAGGCTTTGCATATCTTGGCGTTTCTtcaggagctgaatggaaaaaaGCAGCAGGCCAGGGAAGATGCTGACAGCGCTCTGGGCTCTGAAAGTCTCTTGCCCTCAGCCTCTTTAGATGAGACAAAGAACGAGGAGTAG